The genomic region CCACCTGCGTTGCCCTGGCGCAGGCGTCCATGGCGGGGGCGAGCGACCTGCTTCCCGTGGGGCAGCGGCCGCTCAACAGCCCGCTGGTCGGCCTTGTCGCCGCGGCCGCGGCGTCGGATCCGGGCAGCGGCGGGAGGGAATGACGCTGATCGTTCGGCATGCACACGGGGGATGCATTGGGCCAATTGTCCGGGTGCTGGTACGTCCCACGTAAAGAGCGTTCGATCCGGAGGAAACCATGCCGCCCGCGCTGATCTTCGATGTTGACGGCACGCTTGCCGAAACCGAGGAATTGCACCGTCAGGCATTCAACCAGACCTTCGCCGCGGCGGGATTGCCCTGGCACTGGGACCGCGCGCTCTATCGGCGGTTGCTCGCGGTCGCCGGCGGCAAGGAGCGGCTTGCCGCTTTCGTGGCGGCGCAGGCGCCGGAGCGCGCCGGGGAGGTGGACATCCCCGCCCTGCATGCGGCGAAGACCGCCCGCTACACGCAGATGATTGCCGCCGGCGCGGTGACGTTGCGCCCCGGCATCGCCCGCCTGCTGGCCGAGGCACGGCAGGCCGGCGTTCCGGTCGCCATTGCCACCACCACCAGCCTGCCGAATGTCGAGGCGCTGTTGCGCGCGACGCTGGGCGAGGCGGGGCCCGGGGCCTTCGCGGTGATCGGGGCGGGCGATGTCGTTCCGGCCAAGAAGCCGGCCCCCGACATCTACGCCCATGTGCTGCGGCGACTGGCGATTCCGGCGTCCGCCTGCATCGCCTTCGAGGATTCCACCATCGGGCTTGCGGCCGCGCGCGCGGCCGGCATTCCCACCGTCGTCACCCCCAGCCTATATACCGATGAGGACGACTTCACTGGCGCGCTCGCCGTGGTGAGCGATCTTGGCGATCCGCAGGCCCCGTATCGTCACCTGGCCGGGGCGGGCGCCGGGGACGGCATGGTGACGATCGACACCCTGGCGCGCTGGAGCGCCGCCGTGGAGGGTCGCCGCTCCCCTTGACGCGGCGCCCCGGGGTCAGTCGCGGCGCGCGGTCGGCCCGGCGGACCGGCCCGCGGCAACGCCCTGGAGGAAACCGAGGAACGCCCGCGCCACCCGCGGCAAGGTCTTGCCCTTCAGCCACACGGCGTTCCACCGCCGGCACAAGGAGAAGCCATCGACATCCAGCACCACGAGGCAGCCGCAGGACAGCTCCAGTTCCATGCTGGCGAGCGGCAGCACCGACAGGCCGAGCCCCGCGATCACCGCCTGCTTGATCGCCTCCGTGCTGCCGAGTTCCATGTAGGGGGCGATGGCCACGCCTTGCCCGGCCATGTGCTGGTCGAAGGCCGTGCGGGTTCCCGAACCGGCCTCGCGCACCAGCCAGCGTTCGCCGGCGATCAGTGCCGGCGGGATCGCCGGCATGCCGGCCAGCGGATGATCCGGATGGGCGGCAACGACAAGCCGGTTTTCCAGGAACGGGCATGTCTCGATCGCAAGATGGGTCGGCACCTGCCCCATGATGACGAAGTCGTCCTGGTTGTCGGCGAGCCGTTCGACCACGCGGGCGCGGTTGGTCACGATCAGCCGCGGCACCACCGCCTGATGCCCGGCGATGAACGCGCCCAGCAGGTGCGGAATGAAATACTTGGCGGTGGTCACCACGGACAGGCGCAGCGGCCCCTTCATGGTGTCGCCCAGCGCGTCGAGCGATTCCTCCAGCGCCTGCAGCCGGGCGAGGATATCGGCGCAGGCGGCATGCATCTCGTGCCCCGCCGGCGTGAGGAAGAAACGCCGCCCGATATGCTCGAACAGCTTGGCGCCGGCGTTCTCCTCCAGCCGCCGGAGCTGGATCGAAACCGCCTGCTGCGTGAGGTGAAGCTCCTCGGCGGCGCGGGTGAAATGGCGATGGCGTGCCACCGCCTCGAACAGTCGGAGTTGTTGCAGCGTCAGGTGCACGGCAGGTCCATAAGCTTTTGTCTATCGTTACAATTGAAACTATTAATTTCAGCTAATGCACGGGCCTTCCTGCCCTGCGCCTGCCTCGCCGGCATCGGGCCGGTGGGGTGGGGCTCGGGAGGGCAATGCCATGCGCAAGATCTATCAGGCGGGTGTGCGGGAATACCGCGAGACCTATTGGGATCCGCACTACACGCCGAAGGACAGTGACGTCCTTGCCTGCTTCAAGGTGGTGCCGCAGCCAGGCGTTCCCCGCGAGGAAGCCGCCGCCGCGGGCTGTTCTTCGACCAGCCCTGGGGCCACATGGCCCCGGTTGATGCCAGTCGCTTTGGGCGGCATCCATGTCTGGCACATGCCGGCCCTGCTTGCGATCTTCGGCGACGACGCGGTGCTGCAGTTCGGCGGCGGCACGCTCGGCCATCCATGGGGCAATGCCGCCGGCGCCGCGGCGAACCGCAGCGCGCTGGAAGCCTGCGTGCGAGCCCGCAACGAAGGGCGCGACGTCGAACGCGAGGGCAAGGACATCCTCACCGCCGCCGCGCAGGCAAGCCCCGAGCTGAAGATGGCGATGGAGACGTGGCGGGAAATCCGCTTCGAGTTCGACGTCGTCGACAAGCTGGATGCGCCGCATCGCTGAGCGGCCAGCCGGACCGACCATCGCAAGAAACACGAGGACGAATCATGATCCCGATGAAGGACTATCCGTCGCGCCTGTCCGACCCGAACAGCCGCAGGCTGGGCACCTTCTCCTACCTGCCGCCGCTCGATGCCGCGCAGCTGCGCCGGCAGGTCGCCTACATCGTCGGCCGCGGCTGGACGCCCGCGATCGAGCACACCGACCCGGCACATGCCACCGGCCATTACCGGTACATGTGGAAACTGCCGATGTTCGGCGAGACCGATGTCGATCGGATCCTCGGCGAAATCGAGGCGTGCCGCGCGGCCAATCCGGGCCATCACCTCCGGCTGATCGGCTACGACAACATCGCCCAGTCCCAGGGCACCAGCATGGTGGTGCATCGCGCCCCCATCCGCGCCTAGGTCAGCTCGGTACGCGGGCAGGCAGGATCGTCCCCCGGGCCGGATGGCCGCCGGCTGCCTGTCCATTTCCGGAGAGTCCGCATCATGAACGACGTCGACAACACCGGGTACACTGTCTCCGCGCAGCCCTACTACCGCCCGGTCGGCAGCGAGATCGAGCTTTACACCGCCGCCTACGCGGTGCGCATGCCGATGATGCTCAAGGGCCCGACCGGCTGCGGCAAGTCGCGCTTCGTCGAGTACATGGCCTGGAAGCTCGGCCGCCCGGTCAGGCGCAGCTGCGCCGCCGGGTCGGCCTGATAGAGTTCATCAACGAGACCGATGTCGAGAACGCCGGCGAGGACGCGCAGGAAATCTGGGTGCTCGGCACCGAGCTGTTTCCCTACGAGGACGATGGCATCTCGTTCAACCAGCGCGCGGGCGTGCGCGCCGTGTCGGCCCCGGTGCATTACCGGGAATGGGGCCACAAGGTGCAGTCCTATCGTCCGAACTGGGCGATGCTGCGTGAGCACGCACCGGCCCGCGGCGATGCCGGCAGCATCGATGCGCTGCTTGCCGCCCACGCGGCGGTTGGCCAGCGCATCCGGCGGATCATTGACCGGCTGCGGCCGCAGGGCATCACCCGGATGCGGCGGCTGGAGGATGGCGAGGATCTCAATCTGACCGCCGCGGTGGATGCCATGGTGATGCTGCGGCTCGGACGCCAGCCGGATGCGCGCATCACCATGCGCACCGTCATCCACCGGCGCGATCTCGCTGACCTGATCCTGCTCGATCTCTCGGAATCGACCAACGAGGCGGTGCGCGGCACGTCCGGGTCCGTGCTGGATCTCACCCGCGCGGCCACCGCCCTGCTTGCCACCGCGCTCAGCGGCATCGGCGATCCCTTCGCCGTGCACGGCTTCGCCTCCGACGGCCGGCACGACGTCCGCTACGTCCGCTTCAAGGATTTCGCCGAACGCTTCGACGCCCCCGTGAAGGCCCGGCTCGCCGGGATGAGCGGGGGGCTGTCCACGCGCATGGGCACGGCGATCCGGCACGCCGGCCGGCAGCTCGCCCGCCGCCCCGAGGGGCACCGCCTGCTGCTGGTGGTGACCGATGGCGCCCCCGCCGACGTGGACGAGCGCGACCCGCAGCATCTGCGCATGGACGCCCGCACGGCGGTCGAGGAACTCCGCGCCGCCGGCATCCGCAGCTATTGCCTCAGCCTCGATCCGCTGGCCGACCGGTATGTCGAGCGCATCTTCGGCGCCGGCGGCTATGCCGTGATCGACCATGTCCGCCGCCTGCCGGAGCGGCTGCCGACCTTGTTCGCGAAGCTGACACGCTGATCCGGCAAGGTCTGCACGCCGGCCTCATCAGGCGGGGCGCCGTCCCGCCGCTTCGTCCAGCGCGCGAATCGCCGCTTCCGGCAGGCTGCAGTCAGCGGCGGCGAGATTCTCCCGCAGATGCGCGAGCGACGCCGTGCCGGGGATCAGCAGGATATTGGGCGCGCGCCGCAGCAACCATGCGAGCGCGACCTGCATCGGCGTGGCCCCGAGCCGTTCGGCGACGGCGGCGAGAGTGGCGGATTGCAGCGGGCTGAAGCCGCCGAGCGGAAAGAACGGCACATAGGCGATGCCGTCGCGGGCCAGCGCGTCGATCAGGGCGTCGTCGGCGCGGTGCACGAGGTTGTAGTGGTTCTGCACGCAGACGATTTCCGTGATCCGCCGCCCTTCCGCGACCTGCGTGGCGGTGACGTTGCTCAGCCCGACATGGCGCACCAGCCCCTGCCGTTGCAGCTCCGCCAGCACGGTGAGCGGCGCCTCGATCGACCCTTCGGCGGGGTCGTGCGTGTCGAACATGATCCGCAGGTTGACCACGTCCAGCACGTCGCGGCCGAGATGGCGCAGGTTGTCGTGCACCGCCCCGGTCAGCTCCGCGGCGGAGAAGGCCGGCAGCCATGACCCGTCCGCGCCGCGTCGCGCGCCGATCTTGGTGACGATGACCAGATCGTCGGGATAGGGCGCGAGCGCCTCGCGGATCAGCTTGTTGGTGACGTGCGGGCCATAGAAATCGCTGGTGTCGATGTGGTTCACCCCGGACGCGACCGCCTCGCGCAGCACCGCGAGGCAGGTTGCCGGGTCCCGCGGCGGGCCGAACACCCCCGGGCCCGCGAGCTGCATGGCCCCGTAGCCGAGCCGCTTCACGTTCTGCCTGCCCAGGCGGAAGCTGCCGGACTGGTTGATGCTGGACATGACCGATCTCCCTTTGATGTCGGCACGGAGCTGGGTGTTTCCGCGGCGCGCGATAACCGGGCATAATCCGCACGGGCTGTGCGGAAGGACGAACAGTGAAGGGGGAACTCGGCGACCTGGCCGCCTTCGTCGCGGTGGCGCGCGCCCGGGGCTTCCGCGACGGCGCGCGCGTGACCGGCGTCAGCGCGTCGGGGCTCAGCGAGGCGGTGCGCCGGCTGGAGGCGCGGCTCGGCGTGCGCCTGCTGCACCGCACGACGCGCAGCGTGGTCCTCACGGAAGCGGGCAAGCGCCTGCTGGAACGGCTCGGTCCGGCTTTGGCCGAGATGGAGGCGGCGCTCGACGTGGCCAACGGGTTCCGCGACCGGCCGGCGGGGGTGTTGCGGCTCAACGTGCCGGTCAGTGCGGCCCGGCTGGTGCTGCCGGCGATCGTGCCGGGGTTTCTCGCCGCCTATCCCGACATCCGGCTGGAGGTGATCGCCGAGGAAAGCTTCGTCGACGTGCTCGCCGCCGGCTGCGATGCCGGCATCCGCTACGACGAGCGGCTGGAGCAGGACATGATCGCCGTGCCGATCGGCCCCCGCATCCAGCGCTTCGCCACCGCCGCGGCACCCGCCTATCTCGATCGCCGCGGCCGTCCGGCGCATCCGCGTGACCTGCTCGGCCATGCCTGCCTGCGCGGCCGCTTCCCCAGCGGGGCAATGATGTCCTGGGAATTCGAACGCGAGGGCGAAGTGGTGCGGGTCGATCCGACCGGGCCGCTGCTGGTGCAGATCGGCGGGGCCACCGACCTGCTGGTCGATGCTGCGGTCGCCGGCAGCGGCATCGTCACCCTGTTCGAGGAATGGCTGCGCCCGCACCTCGACAGCGGCGCCCTGGAACCCGTCCTGGAGCCCTGGTGGCTGCGCTTCCCGGGGCCGTTCCTCTATTACCCGGGACGGCGCCTGGTGCCCGCGCCGCTGCGGGCCTTCATCGACTTCATCAAGGCATCGGCCGCGCCGCCAATGTCCGGTCGCGGCCTGGAGGATGACCGATGAGGCGAACGTGCCGCCTGCTTGCCTGTGGCGTCGCCATGCCCGTGCTGTATGCGCTGACGCTCTTCATCGCCCGCATCCTCAACCCGGGTTTCGACCTGCTGCACCGGGCGCCGAGCGAACTCGGAAGCGCGGGCGTGGCGTATCCGCTCGTCTACAATGCCGGCATGCTTGCCACGGCGATGGCCGGGCTGCTCGCCGGCCTGGGCCTGATGTCGCCCGGGATCCCCGGCCGCGGCGCGCCGTGGCGCATCGGGGCCGGGGCCAGCGTGTTGCTCGCTTCCATCGCCCTTGCCATGGCGGGGCTGTTTCCGCTTCCCAGCCCGCTGCATCATGGATTTGGCCTGACCACGGCGGCGGTCCTGACGCCGCTTTTCGGTGCGGCGGCGCTGTGGCGGTCCGTCGACCGTGCGGCCGCCCTGGCGCTGGTCGCCGGCTTCTTCCTCATCATCGGGTTGGTGGCAGGGGCGGCGCCGCCCTTGCTGCCCGGCGCGGTGATGTTTGCCGCGATCGCCTGGCTGTGCGGTGCTCAGCGCCGCGCGATCACCGCGTGCCAGCGCGTCGGCAGGCGGTCATAGCCCAAGCCGTCCCAGCTCTCGAACGCCAGGCTCGACCATGGCGCGCCGCCCGACCACATCGCTGCCAGCGCCGCGCGATCGAGGTAGTTGTAGTAGCGGCCGAACCCGTCATGGCCTTCCTGCGTGCCGTCCTTGAAGCTGGCCCAGGCGTACCCGCCCGGCTTCAGCGCCCGGTGCAGGCGGCTGATGATGCCGGGCAGCGCCGCCCGCCGCGCGTGCAGCAGGGAAGCGGAGGCATAGATCCCGTCGAAGTCCTGCTCGGCCTCCAACTGGTCGAAGGCCATCAGTCGCACCGTCCGCCCGAGCCGGGCCTCTGCCTGCCGCGCCAGGGCGGCCGAGCCGTCGGTCGGCTCCACCGCGAACCCGGCCTGCAGCATTGCCAGCGCGTCCCGGCCGCTGCCCGATCCCAGTTCCAGGATGCGCCCGCCGGCGGGCAGCAGCGCCAGGAACGCCGCCAGCCGCGGATTGACGTCGCCCTGCTCCACGTAGGTGGTGGCATGGCGGTCGTAGAAATCCAGCGAGGGATCGCTCATCGCTTCGTCTCCGCCAGCACCCGGTCGAGCAGGCCGCGCCAGAAGGCCGGCGCGACCGTCTCGTGGCCGAAGACGATCCGGTAGACCACCGGCGCGACCACGTGGTCCATCAGCGCGTCGAGCCCGGGGACCGGCTCGCCCCGTTCGGCGGCCCGCCCCACGATCGCTTCCAGTTGCTGGCGGATATAGGCGGCGCAACTGCCGGCATTGCGGTCGCGCGGGTCGCAGGCCAACGCGTCGGCGGTCATCGCCCGTCCCGGCGCCGAGCAGATCTCGTCGACATACTGCTCCAGCCAGGCATCCAGGTCGCCGCGCAATGTGCCGGTGCGGGCCGGCTCGGCATCGGGGCGCAGCCGCGCCACCGCGACATCGGCCAGCAGCGACGGCAGGTCGTGCCAGCGCCGGTAAATCGTCGAGGGCGTCACCCCGGCCGCCGCCGCGATCATCGGGATGGTCAGCTCGGCCCGGTCCATCCGTGCCAGCAGCTCGCGGGTCGCCGCATGCACCGCCGCCTGCACGCGCGCGCTGCGCCCGCCGGGCCGGATGCCATCCTTCACCACCATCGTGCCGCGCGTTCCTTTCCGCTCAGGCGCCGTCGCGGCCAGGGAATGACCGCTAACGCAAAAAATTTGCTTTTGCTCCGACAATCGGCTAGGTCGGGCAAAAGCCAATTATTCGCTTTAAGCCCTGGAGCCCCCCATGTCCATCGCCTCATCTGCGACGGCAGGCGCCGTCGCGCCGCCGGGCCGTGCCGCCGCGCCGTTCCTCGCCGCCACGCTGGTGACGCTGATGGCGGCGGCGGCCGCGCCGACCCCGCTTTATCGCCTTTACCAGCAGAGCTGGGGGTTCTCGCCGGCGATGCTGACCGTGGTGTTCGCGGTCTATGCGCTCAGCCTGCTGGCGGTGCTGCTCACGGCCGGGTCGCTCTCCGACCATGTCGGCCGGCGGCCGGTGATCTTCGCCGCCCTGCTGCTGGAAATCCTCGGCATGGGGTTGTTCGTGGCGGCGGAGTCGCCGTCCATGCTGATCGCCGCGCGGATCGTGCAGGGGCTCGCCACCGGCGCCGCCACCAGCGCCCTGGCCGCGGCGCTGCTCGACAGCGCCCGCCGGCACGGGCCGCTGATCAACAGCCTGGTCACGCCGGTTGGCATGGCGCTCGGCGCCCTGGGCACCAGCGCCCTGGCCGAGCTGGCGCCCTGGCCGCTGCACCTGGTCTACATCCTGCTGGCCGGGCTGTTCGTCGTGCAGGCGGCGGCGCTCTGGCTGCTGCCGGAGATGACGGCCCCGCGCCCGGGTGCCTGGGCGTCGCTGCGCCCGTGCGTCGCCGTGCCGCCGCAGGCCCGCGCCGCGTTCCTGCGCCTTTCGCCGTTGAACGTCGCCATCTGGGCGCTGGGCGGCTTCTTCATGTCACTGGCGCCCTCGCTGGTGCGCGAGGCCACCGGAGCGGCGGCGTCGCTGGCCGGCGGGGCGGTGGTGGCGACCTTCACCGGCGCCGGCGCGCTGTCGATCCTGGCGCTGCGCCATCGTCCGGCCCGGACGGCGCTGCTGTCGGGCGCGATCCTGCTGCTGGCGGGGGTGGCGGTTCTGGCCGGCGGCGTGCACCTGGCGGCGCTGCCGCTTTTCCTGGCCGGGGCGCTGCTCGCCGGGCTGGGTTGGGGCGCCAGCTTCCTCGGCATCCTGCGGGCCTTGCTGCCGCTCGCCGGCGCGGAGGAACGGGCCGGGCTGG from Rhodovastum atsumiense harbors:
- a CDS encoding LysR family transcriptional regulator; this encodes MHLTLQQLRLFEAVARHRHFTRAAEELHLTQQAVSIQLRRLEENAGAKLFEHIGRRFFLTPAGHEMHAACADILARLQALEESLDALGDTMKGPLRLSVVTTAKYFIPHLLGAFIAGHQAVVPRLIVTNRARVVERLADNQDDFVIMGQVPTHLAIETCPFLENRLVVAAHPDHPLAGMPAIPPALIAGERWLVREAGSGTRTAFDQHMAGQGVAIAPYMELGSTEAIKQAVIAGLGLSVLPLASMELELSCGCLVVLDVDGFSLCRRWNAVWLKGKTLPRVARAFLGFLQGVAAGRSAGPTARRD
- a CDS encoding ribulose bisphosphate carboxylase small subunit, which gives rise to MIPMKDYPSRLSDPNSRRLGTFSYLPPLDAAQLRRQVAYIVGRGWTPAIEHTDPAHATGHYRYMWKLPMFGETDVDRILGEIEACRAANPGHHLRLIGYDNIAQSQGTSMVVHRAPIRA
- a CDS encoding nitric oxide reductase activation protein NorD, with the translated sequence MLGTELFPYEDDGISFNQRAGVRAVSAPVHYREWGHKVQSYRPNWAMLREHAPARGDAGSIDALLAAHAAVGQRIRRIIDRLRPQGITRMRRLEDGEDLNLTAAVDAMVMLRLGRQPDARITMRTVIHRRDLADLILLDLSESTNEAVRGTSGSVLDLTRAATALLATALSGIGDPFAVHGFASDGRHDVRYVRFKDFAERFDAPVKARLAGMSGGLSTRMGTAIRHAGRQLARRPEGHRLLLVVTDGAPADVDERDPQHLRMDARTAVEELRAAGIRSYCLSLDPLADRYVERIFGAGGYAVIDHVRRLPERLPTLFAKLTR
- a CDS encoding HAD-IA family hydrolase — encoded protein: MPPALIFDVDGTLAETEELHRQAFNQTFAAAGLPWHWDRALYRRLLAVAGGKERLAAFVAAQAPERAGEVDIPALHAAKTARYTQMIAAGAVTLRPGIARLLAEARQAGVPVAIATTTSLPNVEALLRATLGEAGPGAFAVIGAGDVVPAKKPAPDIYAHVLRRLAIPASACIAFEDSTIGLAAARAAGIPTVVTPSLYTDEDDFTGALAVVSDLGDPQAPYRHLAGAGAGDGMVTIDTLARWSAAVEGRRSP
- a CDS encoding aldo/keto reductase family oxidoreductase — translated: MSSINQSGSFRLGRQNVKRLGYGAMQLAGPGVFGPPRDPATCLAVLREAVASGVNHIDTSDFYGPHVTNKLIREALAPYPDDLVIVTKIGARRGADGSWLPAFSAAELTGAVHDNLRHLGRDVLDVVNLRIMFDTHDPAEGSIEAPLTVLAELQRQGLVRHVGLSNVTATQVAEGRRITEIVCVQNHYNLVHRADDALIDALARDGIAYVPFFPLGGFSPLQSATLAAVAERLGATPMQVALAWLLRRAPNILLIPGTASLAHLRENLAAADCSLPEAAIRALDEAAGRRPA
- a CDS encoding DUF998 domain-containing protein; translated protein: MRRTCRLLACGVAMPVLYALTLFIARILNPGFDLLHRAPSELGSAGVAYPLVYNAGMLATAMAGLLAGLGLMSPGIPGRGAPWRIGAGASVLLASIALAMAGLFPLPSPLHHGFGLTTAAVLTPLFGAAALWRSVDRAAALALVAGFFLIIGLVAGAAPPLLPGAVMFAAIAWLCGAQRRAITACQRVGRRS
- a CDS encoding class I SAM-dependent methyltransferase; translated protein: MSDPSLDFYDRHATTYVEQGDVNPRLAAFLALLPAGGRILELGSGSGRDALAMLQAGFAVEPTDGSAALARQAEARLGRTVRLMAFDQLEAEQDFDGIYASASLLHARRAALPGIISRLHRALKPGGYAWASFKDGTQEGHDGFGRYYNYLDRAALAAMWSGGAPWSSLAFESWDGLGYDRLPTRWHAVIARR
- a CDS encoding TetR/AcrR family transcriptional regulator, coding for MVVKDGIRPGGRSARVQAAVHAATRELLARMDRAELTIPMIAAAAGVTPSTIYRRWHDLPSLLADVAVARLRPDAEPARTGTLRGDLDAWLEQYVDEICSAPGRAMTADALACDPRDRNAGSCAAYIRQQLEAIVGRAAERGEPVPGLDALMDHVVAPVVYRIVFGHETVAPAFWRGLLDRVLAETKR
- a CDS encoding MFS transporter → MSIASSATAGAVAPPGRAAAPFLAATLVTLMAAAAAPTPLYRLYQQSWGFSPAMLTVVFAVYALSLLAVLLTAGSLSDHVGRRPVIFAALLLEILGMGLFVAAESPSMLIAARIVQGLATGAATSALAAALLDSARRHGPLINSLVTPVGMALGALGTSALAELAPWPLHLVYILLAGLFVVQAAALWLLPEMTAPRPGAWASLRPCVAVPPQARAAFLRLSPLNVAIWALGGFFMSLAPSLVREATGAAASLAGGAVVATFTGAGALSILALRHRPARTALLSGAILLLAGVAVLAGGVHLAALPLFLAGALLAGLGWGASFLGILRALLPLAGAEERAGLVSAYYIQGYVALGAPAIAAGMLGRWLGLVVATDIYTAVLLSLAGMGLALVVLDGRGGQELHP
- a CDS encoding LysR family transcriptional regulator, which encodes MKGELGDLAAFVAVARARGFRDGARVTGVSASGLSEAVRRLEARLGVRLLHRTTRSVVLTEAGKRLLERLGPALAEMEAALDVANGFRDRPAGVLRLNVPVSAARLVLPAIVPGFLAAYPDIRLEVIAEESFVDVLAAGCDAGIRYDERLEQDMIAVPIGPRIQRFATAAAPAYLDRRGRPAHPRDLLGHACLRGRFPSGAMMSWEFEREGEVVRVDPTGPLLVQIGGATDLLVDAAVAGSGIVTLFEEWLRPHLDSGALEPVLEPWWLRFPGPFLYYPGRRLVPAPLRAFIDFIKASAAPPMSGRGLEDDR
- a CDS encoding RuBisCO large subunit C-terminal-like domain-containing protein, which translates into the protein MRKIYQAGVREYRETYWDPHYTPKDSDVLACFKVVPQPGVPREEAAAAGCSSTSPGATWPRLMPVALGGIHVWHMPALLAIFGDDAVLQFGGGTLGHPWGNAAGAAANRSALEACVRARNEGRDVEREGKDILTAAAQASPELKMAMETWREIRFEFDVVDKLDAPHR